In Macadamia integrifolia cultivar HAES 741 chromosome 1, SCU_Mint_v3, whole genome shotgun sequence, a single window of DNA contains:
- the LOC122073378 gene encoding protein FAR1-RELATED SEQUENCE 5-like, translating into MENVCMNDASEPAFGMLFNSEQDAYDYYNSYGRAMGFSVRRHFVNKSKKDNTTITSRGFVCSKAGCRLSDKRDINIVNPRAETRTNCEARMNIYLVDEGKYKCRDFVREHNHELHTTSTVHMMRSQRNMLDIHRYEIDLADDSGIRPRSTVELMGRHAGGIENLSYMTQDVRNYLRTKRQRALTYGEAGSLMKYFVTQTRNNPSFTYSFQLDSEEQITNIFWADPKMIIDYTQFGDVVSFNTTFRTNKECRPFGLFARFNHHRGCTVFRAALLYDETVESFKWLFEVFAEAHGGKKPITIFTDQYKAMARALKEMWPQTWHGLCTWHLMQNGITHLGHMMKDGSHFLTNLKKCIYEYDVEDEFETAWFNLLDEYDVKNNEWLQRIYGLKSQWARCYMKNTFTIGIRSTQLSESLNSDLKDYLKSTLDVVQFFKHFERVLNQKRGNELKAEFDARNKMPRLANSMSIVQKQVGELYTPVIFQLFQEEYNWMTVCTIISRTDGNPYIYFRVGIYEADCEYKVCCNPLQGIVACSCMKFETDGILCCHCLKVLDVLDIKRIPEYYILKRWTRGATNMVVNDSRGKEVEQDVNLDCTQRYRRICHELIQIAAEASNTVEGYELVKDTANELRLKLGDIRNPVDCLDMPILTDFTNDIYDGLRLKHKEKSKRGGRRLKSWVEKQGKGKKKSGGPSNSQRLQTQQPTTAPNPTHMMDNTDPSYMSFMDSISHISSQASAVHQLLDEDYI; encoded by the exons ATGGAGAATGTTTGCATGAATGATGCGAGTGAACCTGCGTTTGGGATGTTATTCAACTCAGAACAGGATGCATACGATTATTACAATAGTTATGGACGGGCAATGGGGTTTAGTGTTAGGAGACACTTTGTGAATAAAAGCAAGAAAGACAACACGACTATAACATCTAGGGGATTTGTCTGTTCAAAAGCTGGTTGTCGGTTGAGTGACAAGCGAGACATCAATATTGTTAACCCTCGAGCTGAGACAAGAACAAATTGCGAGGCACGAATGAACATATATTTGGTTGATGAGGGAAAATACAAGTGCCGTGACTTTGTGAGAGAACATAATCATGAGCTTCATACTACATCAACAGTTCATATGATGCGTTCACAAAGGAATATGTTAGACATACATAggtatgaaattgatttggcaGATGACTCGGGAATCAGGCCTAGATCCACAGTTGAGTTGATGGGTAGGCATGCTGGTGGGATTGAAAACCTAAGCTATATGACTCAAGATGTTAGGAATTATCTTCGCACTAAAAGACAACGTGCCTTAACATATGGTGAAGCAGGTAGTTTGATGAAGTACTTTGTTACCCAAACTAGGAACAACCCATCTTTCACATACTCATTTCAGCTGGATAGTGAAGAACAAATAACTAACATATTTTGGGCTGATCCAAAGATGATCATTGACTACACACAATTTGGAGATGTAGTCAGCTTTAACACTACATTTCGCACCAACAAAGAGTGTAGGCCGTTTGGGTTGTTTGCTAGATTCAATCATCATAGAGGGTGCACCGTATTCCGGGCTGCACTTTTATATGATGAgacagtggaatctttcaaatgGTTGTTTGAGGTATTTGCTGAAGCACATGGTGGAAAGAAGCCTATAACTATCTTCACGGACCAATACAAAGCTATGGCTAGAGCATTAAAAGAAATGTGGCCTCAAACATGGCACGGATTGTGTACTTGGCACTTAATGCAGAATGGCATTACGCATTTGGGTCATATGATGAAGGATGGCTCTCATTTTCTTACAAATTTAAAGAAGTGCATATACGAATAcgatgtggaagatgaattcGAGACAGCATGGTTTAATTTGTTGGACGAGTATGATGTTAAGAATAATGAATGGTTGCAGCGCATATATGGGCTTAAAAGTCAATGGGCGAGGTGTTATATGAAAAACACATTCACAATAGGCATTCGAAGTACACAGCTCAGTGAGAGTCTCAACAGTGACTTGAAGGACTATTTGAAGTCAACTTTGGATGTTGtgcaattttttaaacactttgagaGAGTTCTTAACCAGAAGCGTGGTAATGAATTAAAAGCAGAATTTGATGCACGGAACAAGATGCCACGACTTGCAAATTCAATGTCTATTGTACAGAAACAAGTTGGGGAACTCTACACTCCTGTTATTTTTCAGTTATTTCAAGAGGAATACAATTGGATGACTGTTTGCACCATTATAAGTCGAACTGATGGGAATCCCTACATTTATTTTCGGGTTGGGATTTATGAAGCAGACTGTGAGTATAAAGTATGTTGTAACCCACTTCAAGGAATTGTAGCATGCTCTTGCATGAAATTCGAGACTGATGGTATTCTGTGTTGTCATTGTTTGAAAGTTTTGGATGTGTTAGATATAAAGCGTATTCCTGAATAttatattttgaagagatggACACGGGGAGCAACAAATATGGTGGTCAATGACAGTAGGGGGAAAGAAGTTGAACAAGATGTCAACTTGGACTGTACGCAACGGTATAGGCGTATTTGTCATGAACTTATTCAAATAGCAGCAGAAGCTTCAAATACAGTTGAGGGATACGAGTTGGTGAAGGATACTGCGAATGAATTAAGGTTGAAGCTTGGTGATATTAGAAACCCAGTTGATTGCCTTGATATGCCAATATTGACTGATTTCACAAATGACATATACGATGGATTACGTTTGAAGCATAAAGAGAAAAGTAAAAGAGGTGGTAGACGGTTAAAGAGTTGGgttgaaaaacaaggaaaaggaaaaaaaaaaagtggaggaCCAAGTAACAGTCAACGATTACAAACCCAACAACCAACTACTGCACCAAATCCTACACACATGATGGATAACACAGATCCCAGTTACATGTCATTTATG GATTCTATTTCCCATATATCATCTCAAGCATCTGCAGTTCATCAATTACTGGATGAAGATTATATTTAG
- the LOC122073387 gene encoding uncharacterized protein LOC122073387 has protein sequence MKAIQNFSSPFTLKTVEQRRKKFTASPALPETAVSVVLAATVVGAAAIVLVRRTRGSKEIDTSVKTCEDCGGSGICAECKGEGFVLKKLSEESAEKARLAAKNMYSSIFHAPSFHPYHPELVQPQEEHLQQEFNLDSNYYTPQFACFKFGQQHAAIV, from the exons ATGAAAGCTATCCAGaacttctcttctccatttacACTGAAAACAGTAGAACAACGAAGAAAGAAATTCACGGCATCTCCTGCGCTACCAGAAACTGCTGTTTCAGTAGTACTTGCAGCCACAGTGGTGGGTGCAGCAGCAATCGTCCTTGTAAGGAGGACCAGAGGTTCCAAAGAGATTGAT ACCTCTGTCAAAACTTGTGAAGATTGTGGTGGATCTGGCATCTGTGCAGAATGTAAGGGTGAAGGTTTTGTACTGAAAAAGCTATCAGAAGAAAGTGCTGAGAAGGCAAGATTGGCTGCAAAGAATATGTATTCTTCTATT TTTCATGCTCCAAGCTTCCACCCTTACCATCCTGAGCTTGTACAGCCACAAGAAGAGCACTTGCAGCAAGAATTCAACTTAGACAGCAACTACTACACTCCTCAGTTTGCTTGCTTCAAGTTTGGACAGCAACATGCAGCAATAGTATGA